The region CGAGATTGCAGCACCTAAATTACGCAGCGCAACAAGCCTCATACGCAGTATAAAGGCAATAGTATTTGCCTCCCCCAGATCATGGGCAAAGCGCATGCCATGGTAACCTGCATCTGGTTCGTTGTAGAGTGCAAACTTTTCGTCAGTCCAATCAAAGTTACCGGCATCAACTACTATACCGCCAATAGCAGTACCATGCCCCCCTAACCACTTAGTAAGCGAATGCACAACAACATTTGCTCCGTAATCAATGGGCCTGAAGTGATACGGCGTTGCAAAGGTATTATCAACTATGAGTGGCAGATGATATTTTTGTGCTATTGAAGCAACCCTTTCAAAATCAGGTACACCCAGGGTTGGATTGCCAATTGATTCAATAAAGATGGCGCGCGTTTTTTCGTTGACTTCTTTTTCATACGCATCGTAATCATTGTAGGGCACCATTTTGCAGGTTATACCAAACTGTGGCAGTATGGCATCAAACATGGTGTAGGTACCACCATATAGATTGCTTGCACTGATAAACTCATCCCCAGCTCTGCATACATTAATAATGGCATAAAATATTGCCGATGTGCCTGATGCAAGCGCCAGTGCAGCCCTACCACCCTCAAGCATGGCCACACGTTCTTCCAGCACATCCTGCGTTGGATTCATGATGCGCGTATAAATGTAGCCTTTTTGTTTCAGTGCAAAAAGGTCTGCCCCATGCTGTGTTGAATCAAACACATACGAACTTGTGCGATACACCGGAACAGCACGCGCTTTTGTAGCATCAATGCTCTGACCCCCATGAAGGGCAATGGTTTCAATGTGATTTTGTTTTGGCATAATTTTTCTCCCCTTAATCAAATAGCCATGTACTTACATAGCGTTCGCCAGAGTCTGGCAATAGTACAACTATTGTTTTTCCCTTGCTATCATGACGATGAGCAATTGTCAGTGCTGCCCACATGGCAGCACCGGCAGAAATACCGGCAAGGATACCCTCATCTTTTGCCAATTTTTTGGCGATAGTTCCGGCATCAGTCTCATCAACAGTTACTATCTCATCAATAACTGATTGGTTTAAGACTGCTGGTATAAAACCTGCTCCAATTCCCTGAATTTTATGAGGACCAGGTTTTCCTCCCGATAATACCGGTGATTTAGCTGGTTCCACAGCAACTATTCTTACCGATGGCTTTTGCTTTTTAAGCACCTCACCAACACCAGTGATAGTACCTCCTGTACCAACACCAGCTATAAAAATGTCAACCTCACCTTTTGTATCATTCCATATTTCCATTGCTGTAGTTTTACGATGTATCTCCGGGTTTGCCGGGTTGTTAAACTGCTGCGGCATAAAAGCATTTTTGGTTTTTGTAACTATCTCCTCCGCTTTTTCAACTGCACCACGCATACCAAGTGCACCATCAGTGAGTACAATTTCCGCACCAAGCATTGCAAGTAACTTACGGCGCTCTATGCTCATGGTATCAGGCATTGTCAATATAAGCCGATAACCCTTGACAGCTGCTACAAATGCAAGCGCAATTCCCGTGTTGCCACTGGTGGGTTCAACAATCACCGAATCAGGATTAAGTAAGCCCTTACTTTCAGCATCAGCTATCATAGCATAGCCAATACGGTCCTTGACGCTTGACAAAGGATTGCGCGACTCAACCTTTGCATAAAGATTAACGCCATCAGGTACTAGTTTATTAATCTTTACCAGTGGTGTATTGCCAATGGATTCTATAATTGTAGTGTATTGCATAGTACTATCTCCTTTTCATCATTTCAAATTTCGTATACACAACCAGAAGAATGCTTATATTCATCAACCATGTCCTGCAATGTAATGCCATCCAGAACCTGCATTATTGCTTCATCTGTCTTTTTCCAGATTGTGCGTGCTACACAATCGACATTTCGTTTGCACACTTGTGGGTTTTCAGCACATTCAACCAGAGATACATCGCCTTCTAATTTTTCCACAATCATGCGTATGGTTATCTGTGATGGGTGCTTTGCCAGCATGTAGCCACCATTGGCACCGCGCACTGACTGTAATAGCCCTGCAGATTTCAACGGGATTACCAGCTTACTTAAATATTTAAACGATATCCCCTGCATCTTTGCTACTTCTTTCAAAAAAACAGGACCCTGATTAAATTTAAGTGCAAATTCAAACATCATCCTGACACCATATCTGCTTCTTGTTGATAATCGCATTGTTTACTTCCTTACTTATTTGCTACTATTATGACCTTTTTGGTAGTATTTCACACAATATTAAATTGTCAAGAAATTTTATTATTTTTTTTACATTATTTTAGTTAGTTTATTGTTTTATTTTTTTTCATAGTGGATTTATAAAGTTAATGTTCATGCTTTGACCCTTAAATTTATATACGATAGTTATCACACATAACCTATTTGTGGGGTCAGAGGAATCCGGCTTTTTACAAAAATACCGCTACCTCTTGCCACTTCCTGATTTTGAGAATCATACAGAATTGCTTCAGCAATATATTGACTACTAGATGACATTACTACGTTGCCAACTGCCTTGACATATCCATCCATTACAGGGCGCTCAAGATATAGTGTAAATGATGTTGTGAGTACAAAAACATCTTCTACCAGGGAATTAACCGCAAAAAAAGCTGCATTATCAAGAGCAAGAAAATACATTGCCCCGTGGAGAGCATTGGCAGCATGATGGAGTTCTTTTTTGACTGGTAGAAATATTTCTGCCTTTCCTTTTTCAATATGTACTCGTGCACCTGTAAGCTGCACTATTGGAGCCGAATGCATTAAATTTTCTAATTTTCTAAAATGTTCATTTTTCATAGATACCATCTATTAATTATTTTTTAAAATCCAATAATATTCTAAAATATTTTCTGCATTTGCTATAGCATTTACATCACCATAGGGTTTTACCATTTTACATAAAAAATTGTTTAAACTGGTATATATTACGTATAAATATATTTCGTATACGTACTATGTCAAGTAAAAATTTATTACGCAATATTTCAATTCAACTTCTACACCCATCCCTCAATGGAATAACGCTTGCGGTATATTGCATCGTAGCTCATAAACTTTGCTACCCTTGTGGCAAAACTATCTCCTAACTGCATAAAATACTCATGATGATCTATTGGTACTCCTACATCGGCATTTTCATCTAAATTTGCCTGTATGCTGCTATAGTGGTATTTTGTAGGGTCAGAGCATAGGTTTTTCCGTACCGGATTATACGCCAAATACCACAACAACCACAATAAATAGTGAAACCCATCTTTGGCAAATTCTACAATACTATCCTTATACCGCTCATTCCAGAATGGTCCAGTCCTTCCGGTTAGCTTATTATACAATTCTGCAAACCGCGCTTTTATATACTGCATAATGCGCCCTATAGGTGCTCCATCATCTACCGTGTGGATGACTAAATGGATGTGATTGTCCATAATACAGTAGGCAATAAGCTTAAACGGGTATTTTTCTTTTGCTCTGCGTAAAATTTCCACAAAACAGGCTTTAAAGTAGTCTTCTTCTAACATATTTCGCCACTCTATGCT is a window of Spirochaetota bacterium DNA encoding:
- a CDS encoding O-acetylhomoserine aminocarboxypropyltransferase/cysteine synthase family protein, yielding MPKQNHIETIALHGGQSIDATKARAVPVYRTSSYVFDSTQHGADLFALKQKGYIYTRIMNPTQDVLEERVAMLEGGRAALALASGTSAIFYAIINVCRAGDEFISASNLYGGTYTMFDAILPQFGITCKMVPYNDYDAYEKEVNEKTRAIFIESIGNPTLGVPDFERVASIAQKYHLPLIVDNTFATPYHFRPIDYGANVVVHSLTKWLGGHGTAIGGIVVDAGNFDWTDEKFALYNEPDAGYHGMRFAHDLGEANTIAFILRMRLVALRNLGAAISPDNAWIFLQGLETFPLRMQRHSENALKVAQFLQSHKNVAWVRYPGLPGDSSYKVASRYFKNGFGGMVVFGIKGGYESAVKFINSVKLFSHLANVGDAKSLVLHPASTSHSQLSEEQQRQAGITPDLIRLSVGIEHVDDIIEALEQAL
- the cysK gene encoding cysteine synthase A; protein product: MQYTTIIESIGNTPLVKINKLVPDGVNLYAKVESRNPLSSVKDRIGYAMIADAESKGLLNPDSVIVEPTSGNTGIALAFVAAVKGYRLILTMPDTMSIERRKLLAMLGAEIVLTDGALGMRGAVEKAEEIVTKTKNAFMPQQFNNPANPEIHRKTTAMEIWNDTKGEVDIFIAGVGTGGTITGVGEVLKKQKPSVRIVAVEPAKSPVLSGGKPGPHKIQGIGAGFIPAVLNQSVIDEIVTVDETDAGTIAKKLAKDEGILAGISAGAAMWAALTIAHRHDSKGKTIVVLLPDSGERYVSTWLFD
- a CDS encoding Rrf2 family transcriptional regulator — protein: MRLSTRSRYGVRMMFEFALKFNQGPVFLKEVAKMQGISFKYLSKLVIPLKSAGLLQSVRGANGGYMLAKHPSQITIRMIVEKLEGDVSLVECAENPQVCKRNVDCVARTIWKKTDEAIMQVLDGITLQDMVDEYKHSSGCVYEI
- a CDS encoding PaaI family thioesterase yields the protein MKNEHFRKLENLMHSAPIVQLTGARVHIEKGKAEIFLPVKKELHHAANALHGAMYFLALDNAAFFAVNSLVEDVFVLTTSFTLYLERPVMDGYVKAVGNVVMSSSSQYIAEAILYDSQNQEVARGSGIFVKSRIPLTPQIGYV
- a CDS encoding transposase codes for the protein MARKLRVQMPGLTYHITSRSIEWRNMLEEDYFKACFVEILRRAKEKYPFKLIAYCIMDNHIHLVIHTVDDGAPIGRIMQYIKARFAELYNKLTGRTGPFWNERYKDSIVEFAKDGFHYLLWLLWYLAYNPVRKNLCSDPTKYHYSSIQANLDENADVGVPIDHHEYFMQLGDSFATRVAKFMSYDAIYRKRYSIEGWV